The following coding sequences lie in one Stigmatopora argus isolate UIUO_Sarg chromosome 5, RoL_Sarg_1.0, whole genome shotgun sequence genomic window:
- the LOC144074050 gene encoding rabphilin-3A-like isoform X1, with translation MTDTVMSSSSDRWIPNDRQRTMQASVKDQGNWTMQPGPAPGSAPELTDEEKEIINGVIARAEKMEAMEQERIGRLINRLDDMKKTVCGDGQSRCVLCGEQLGTPGVSSVVCEDCKKNMCTKCGTQCSSRPRAVWLCKICREQREVWKRSGAWFFKGFPKQFLPAPMTLSKTKDQESSKPREKATLQQKPGQSQNPPPTNQVSGAELKGRAGYPPVAPKPSVARAATGHACLEEGEQGSPMVMKRMVPVQSSRPQPVVTPSMTPQGQPGREGAAYSSGAVPSEPRAPPAIQEDRRQPAAYSAPPARHQAPPAAEEEEANDYDSDEATTLGSLEFSLMYDQESNSLHCSILKAKGLKPMDSNGLADPYVKLHLLPGASKSTKLRTKTLRNTRNPAWNETLTYHGLTDDDMQRKTLRLSVCDEDKFGHNEFIGETRVALKKLKLNQKKNFNVCLERVVPTKRTATAGGARGIALYEDESAKDGGEVEERGRILISLMYSTQLNRLLVGVVRCVHLAAMDANGYSDPYVKIVLKPDMGKKGKCKTQIKKRTLNPEFNEEFSFDIKHGELAKKTLDVSVWDYDIGKSNDYIGGCQLGITAKGERLKHWYECLKNKDKKIERWHTLLNENHTASD, from the exons ATGACTGACACGGTGATGAGCAGTAGCTCGGATCGCTGGATTCCCAACGACAGGCAGAGAACCATGCAAGCCAG TGTTAAAGACCA GGGCAACTGGACCATGCAGCCAGGCCCTGCCCCTGGATCTGCTCCAGAATTGACTgatgaagaaaaagaaatcataaatgGCGTGATTGCACGAGCGGAGAAAATGGAGGCCATGGAGCAAGAGAGGATTGG GCGCTTGATAAACCGCTTGGATGACATGAAGAAGACGGTGTGTGGGGATGGGCAGTCTCGCTGCGTGCTTTGTGGGGAGCAGCTGGGAACCCCTGGGGTCAGCTCAGTGGTGTGTGAGGACTGCAAAAAG AACATGTGTACTAAATGTGGTACTCAGTGCAGCAGCAGGCCCCGCGCCGTGTGGCTGTGCAAGATCTGCAGAGAACAACGTGAG GTATGGAAGAGGTCCGGTGCCTGGTTCTTTAAAGGATTCCCCAAACAATTCCTTCCTGCACCCATGACATTATCTAAAACGAAAGACCAAGAATCTTCTAAACCCCGGGAGAAGGCAACTCTGCAACAAAAACCTG GTCAAAGTCAGAATCCTCCACCGACCAACCAGGTTTCAG GAGCAGAACTGAAGGGCCGCGCTGGTTACCCACCTGTGGCCCCTAAACCCTCAGTTGCTCGCGCGGCCACGGGCCACGCTTGCCTCGAAGAGGGGGAGCAGGGAAGCCCAATGGTGATGAAGAGAATGGTGCCCGTTCAAAGCTCCAGACCGCAGCCCGTTGTGACCCCCTCCATGACTCCGCAGG GTCAGCCGGGACGCGAAGGAGCTGCTTACTCTTCTGGCGCAGTCCCTTCAGAGCCGAGAGCACCTCCTGCTATACAAGAGGACAGAAGGCAGCCCGCTGCTTACAGTGCTCCTCCTGCCCGACATCAAGCTCCCCCTGCAGCGGAAGAGGAGGAGGCCAATGACTATGACTCTGACGAAGCGA CCACTCTGGGCTCTCTAGAATTCAGTCTGATGTATGACCAGGAAAGCAACAGCCTTCATTGTAGCATTCTGAAAGCAAAG GGCTTGAAACCAATGGATTCTAATGGATTGGCAGATCCGTATGTCAAGCTTCATCTGCTCCCAGGGGCTAGCAAG TCAACAAAGTTGCGCACAAAGACCTTGAGAAACACCCGCAACCCAGCATGGAACGAGACTCTCACCTATCACGGCCTGACGGATGATGACATGCAGCGGAAGACCCTCAG GCTGTCTGTCTGTGATGAGGACAAGTTTGGGCACAATGAGTTCATTGGAGAGACTCGAGTGGCGTTGAAGAAGCTGAAATTGAACCAGAAGAAAAATTTTAACGTCTGTCTGGAGAGAGTTGTTCCG ACCAAGAGAACAGCAACAGCTGGTGGAGCTCGAGGAATTGCTCTCTATGAAGATGAG TCAGCAAAAGATGGCGGTGAGGTAGAGGAACGTGGTCGCATTCTTATCTCCCTCATGTACAGCACACAGCTGAACCGCCTCCTTGTAGGTGTGGTACGCTGCGTTCATTTAGCTGCTATGGATGCCAATGGATATTCTGACCCGTATGTCAAAAT AGTTCTGAAACCTGACATGGGGAAGAAGGGAAAGTGCAAAACTCAGATCAAGAAGAGGACACTAAACCCAGAATTTAATGAG GAATTCAGCTTTGACATTAAACACGGTGAACTGGCTAAGAAGACTTTAGATGTTTCGGTGTGGGACTATGATATTGGAAAGTCCAATGACTATATTG GGGGCTGTCAACTTGGCATCACCGCCAAAGGAGAGAGGCTAAAACACTGGTATGAGTGTTTGAAGAACAAAGACAAGAAGATCGAGCGCTGGCACACCTTGTTGAATGAGAATCACACCGCCAGTGATTAA
- the LOC144074050 gene encoding rabphilin-3A-like isoform X2 — translation MTDTVMSSSSDRWIPNDRQRTMQASVKDQGNWTMQPGPAPGSAPELTDEEKEIINGVIARAEKMEAMEQERIGRLINRLDDMKKTVCGDGQSRCVLCGEQLGTPGVSSVVCEDCKKNMCTKCGTQCSSRPRAVWLCKICREQREVWKRSGAWFFKGFPKQFLPAPMTLSKTKDQESSKPREKATLQQKPGQSQNPPPTNQVSELKGRAGYPPVAPKPSVARAATGHACLEEGEQGSPMVMKRMVPVQSSRPQPVVTPSMTPQGQPGREGAAYSSGAVPSEPRAPPAIQEDRRQPAAYSAPPARHQAPPAAEEEEANDYDSDEATTLGSLEFSLMYDQESNSLHCSILKAKGLKPMDSNGLADPYVKLHLLPGASKSTKLRTKTLRNTRNPAWNETLTYHGLTDDDMQRKTLRLSVCDEDKFGHNEFIGETRVALKKLKLNQKKNFNVCLERVVPTKRTATAGGARGIALYEDESAKDGGEVEERGRILISLMYSTQLNRLLVGVVRCVHLAAMDANGYSDPYVKIVLKPDMGKKGKCKTQIKKRTLNPEFNEEFSFDIKHGELAKKTLDVSVWDYDIGKSNDYIGGCQLGITAKGERLKHWYECLKNKDKKIERWHTLLNENHTASD, via the exons ATGACTGACACGGTGATGAGCAGTAGCTCGGATCGCTGGATTCCCAACGACAGGCAGAGAACCATGCAAGCCAG TGTTAAAGACCA GGGCAACTGGACCATGCAGCCAGGCCCTGCCCCTGGATCTGCTCCAGAATTGACTgatgaagaaaaagaaatcataaatgGCGTGATTGCACGAGCGGAGAAAATGGAGGCCATGGAGCAAGAGAGGATTGG GCGCTTGATAAACCGCTTGGATGACATGAAGAAGACGGTGTGTGGGGATGGGCAGTCTCGCTGCGTGCTTTGTGGGGAGCAGCTGGGAACCCCTGGGGTCAGCTCAGTGGTGTGTGAGGACTGCAAAAAG AACATGTGTACTAAATGTGGTACTCAGTGCAGCAGCAGGCCCCGCGCCGTGTGGCTGTGCAAGATCTGCAGAGAACAACGTGAG GTATGGAAGAGGTCCGGTGCCTGGTTCTTTAAAGGATTCCCCAAACAATTCCTTCCTGCACCCATGACATTATCTAAAACGAAAGACCAAGAATCTTCTAAACCCCGGGAGAAGGCAACTCTGCAACAAAAACCTG GTCAAAGTCAGAATCCTCCACCGACCAACCAGGTTTCAG AACTGAAGGGCCGCGCTGGTTACCCACCTGTGGCCCCTAAACCCTCAGTTGCTCGCGCGGCCACGGGCCACGCTTGCCTCGAAGAGGGGGAGCAGGGAAGCCCAATGGTGATGAAGAGAATGGTGCCCGTTCAAAGCTCCAGACCGCAGCCCGTTGTGACCCCCTCCATGACTCCGCAGG GTCAGCCGGGACGCGAAGGAGCTGCTTACTCTTCTGGCGCAGTCCCTTCAGAGCCGAGAGCACCTCCTGCTATACAAGAGGACAGAAGGCAGCCCGCTGCTTACAGTGCTCCTCCTGCCCGACATCAAGCTCCCCCTGCAGCGGAAGAGGAGGAGGCCAATGACTATGACTCTGACGAAGCGA CCACTCTGGGCTCTCTAGAATTCAGTCTGATGTATGACCAGGAAAGCAACAGCCTTCATTGTAGCATTCTGAAAGCAAAG GGCTTGAAACCAATGGATTCTAATGGATTGGCAGATCCGTATGTCAAGCTTCATCTGCTCCCAGGGGCTAGCAAG TCAACAAAGTTGCGCACAAAGACCTTGAGAAACACCCGCAACCCAGCATGGAACGAGACTCTCACCTATCACGGCCTGACGGATGATGACATGCAGCGGAAGACCCTCAG GCTGTCTGTCTGTGATGAGGACAAGTTTGGGCACAATGAGTTCATTGGAGAGACTCGAGTGGCGTTGAAGAAGCTGAAATTGAACCAGAAGAAAAATTTTAACGTCTGTCTGGAGAGAGTTGTTCCG ACCAAGAGAACAGCAACAGCTGGTGGAGCTCGAGGAATTGCTCTCTATGAAGATGAG TCAGCAAAAGATGGCGGTGAGGTAGAGGAACGTGGTCGCATTCTTATCTCCCTCATGTACAGCACACAGCTGAACCGCCTCCTTGTAGGTGTGGTACGCTGCGTTCATTTAGCTGCTATGGATGCCAATGGATATTCTGACCCGTATGTCAAAAT AGTTCTGAAACCTGACATGGGGAAGAAGGGAAAGTGCAAAACTCAGATCAAGAAGAGGACACTAAACCCAGAATTTAATGAG GAATTCAGCTTTGACATTAAACACGGTGAACTGGCTAAGAAGACTTTAGATGTTTCGGTGTGGGACTATGATATTGGAAAGTCCAATGACTATATTG GGGGCTGTCAACTTGGCATCACCGCCAAAGGAGAGAGGCTAAAACACTGGTATGAGTGTTTGAAGAACAAAGACAAGAAGATCGAGCGCTGGCACACCTTGTTGAATGAGAATCACACCGCCAGTGATTAA
- the vps33a gene encoding vacuolar protein sorting-associated protein 33A, whose protein sequence is MAAHLSYGRVNLNILREAARKELREFLDKCAGSKAIVWDEYLTGPFGLIAQYSLLKEHEVEKMFTLKSGRLPSADVKNIIFFVRPRLELMDIIAENVFSEDKMHVTREFHILFVPRRSMLCEQRLNELGVLGSFINIDEYILDLIPYDGDLLSMEYESAFRECYLENDQTSLYHTAKGLMTLQALYGTIPQIYGKGECARHVANMMLRMKREFAGIQNQILPVFDTLLLLDRNVDLLTPLATQLTYEGLIDELYGINNGYVKLPPEKFAQKKQGEASKDLPTEPKKLQLNSAEELYAEIRDKNFNAVGAALSKKAKIISAAFEERHNAKTVGEIKQFVSQLPHMQAARSSLANHTSVAELIKDITTSEAFFDNLTVEQEFMTGVDTDKVNTYIEDRIAQKDPLNKILRLVCMQSVCNNGLKQKVLDYYKREILQTYGYEHILTLNNLEKGGLLKQQTSSRNNYPTIRKTLKLWMEDANEQNPNDISYVYSGYAPLSIRLTQVLARPGWRSIEEVLKMLPGPHFEERQQLPAGLHKKRQQGENKTTLVFFLGGVTYAEIAALRFLSQMEDSGMEYVIATTKLINGTSWIKSLMDRPEAQMH, encoded by the exons atggccgcccacTTATCATACGGCAGagtcaatttaaacattttgagAGAAGCGGCACGAAAGGAGCTAAGGGAGTTTTTGGACAAATGTGCAGGAAGCAAG GCTATAGTGTGGGATGAATATTTGACTGGACCTTTTGGACTCATAGCACAATATTCCCTACTTAAG gaacatgaagtggaGAAGATGTTCACTCTCAAAAGTGGTCGGCTCCCCTCTGCCGATGTCAAAAACATTATCTTCTTCGTGCGACCCAGGCTAGAGCTTATGGATATCATTGCAGAGAATGTATTCAG tgaagaTAAGATGCACGTAACACGTGAATTCCACATTTTGTTTGTGCCCCGCCGGAGCATGCTTTGTGAACAACGACTCAATGAGCTCGGTGTGCTGGGCTCCTTCATCAACATTGATGAGTATATCCTGGACCTCATTCCGTATGATGGCGACCTGCTTTCAATGGAATATGAAAGTGCCTTCAGG GAGTGCTACTTGGAAAATGACCAAACAAGCCTTTACCACACCGCCAAGGGTCTTATGACTTTACAGGCGCTCTATGGGACTATTCCACAGATTTATGGAAAAGGAGAGTGTGCACGG CATGTTGCCAACATGATGCTGAGGATGAAGAGGGAGTTTGCAGGCATTCAGAATCAGATCTTGCCTGTGTTTGACACATTACTGCTCTTGGACCGGAATGTAGACCTGCTAACACCTCTGGCCACACAGCTCACATATGAAGGTCTCATTGATGAGCTCTATGGAATCAATAATG GTTACGTGAAGTTGCCacccgaaaagtttgcccagaAAAAACAAGGCGAAGCAAGCAAAGATTTGCCGACGGAGCCCAAGAAGTTGCAACTCAACTCAGCAGAGGAACTTTATGCGGAAATCCGTGACAAAAACTTCAATGCTGTTGGAGCAGCGCTCAGTAAAAAGGCCAAAATTATTTCTGCTGCCTTTGAG GAGCGCCACAATGCTAAAACTGTCGGCGAAATTAAGCAGTTTGTGTCGCAGTTGCCTCACATGCAGGCAGCACGGAGCTCCCTGGCCAACCACACATCCGTTGCTGAACTCATAAAGGACATCACAA CATCGGAGGCCTTCTTTGACAATTTAACCGTGGAACAGGAATTCATGACTGGAGTTGACACCGACAAG gtgaacACCTACATTGAAGATCGCATCGCCCAAAAAGATCCCCTCAACAAGATTCTGCGCCTTGTGTGTATGCAGTCCGTCTGTAACAATGGCCTTAAACAGAAGGTCCTTGACTACTACAAGCGAGAGATTCTACAG ACTTATGGCTATGAGCACATCCTAACACTGAACAACCTGGAAAAGGGGGGTCTCCTAAAACAACAGACCAGTTCAAGGAATAATTACCCTACCATTAGAAAGACCCTTAAGCTATGGATGGAGGATGCAAATGAGCAG aaCCCTAATGACATCTCATACGTATACAGCGGCTATGCTCCGTTAAGCATCCGACTCACTCAAGTTTTGGCCAGGCCAGGCTGGCGGAGCATCGAGGAGGTGCTAAAAATGCTCCCGGGTCCGCACTTTGAGGAGCGCCAACAGCTGCCTGCTGGTCTCCACAAAAAAC GCCAGCAGGGGGAGAATAAAACAACACTAGTGTTTTTCCTGGGAGGAGTAACATATGCAGAAATAGCAGCTCTCCGTTTCCTTTCCCAAATGGAAGACAGCGGGATGGAATATGTTATAGCTACAACCAAACTGATCAACGGTACATCTTGGATCAAATCCCTCATGGACCGACCCGAAGCCCAGATGCACTGA
- the LOC144074050 gene encoding rabphilin-3A-like isoform X3 has product MTDTVMSSSSDRWIPNDRQRTMQARGNWTMQPGPAPGSAPELTDEEKEIINGVIARAEKMEAMEQERIGRLINRLDDMKKTVCGDGQSRCVLCGEQLGTPGVSSVVCEDCKKNMCTKCGTQCSSRPRAVWLCKICREQREVWKRSGAWFFKGFPKQFLPAPMTLSKTKDQESSKPREKATLQQKPGQSQNPPPTNQVSGAELKGRAGYPPVAPKPSVARAATGHACLEEGEQGSPMVMKRMVPVQSSRPQPVVTPSMTPQGQPGREGAAYSSGAVPSEPRAPPAIQEDRRQPAAYSAPPARHQAPPAAEEEEANDYDSDEATTLGSLEFSLMYDQESNSLHCSILKAKGLKPMDSNGLADPYVKLHLLPGASKSTKLRTKTLRNTRNPAWNETLTYHGLTDDDMQRKTLRLSVCDEDKFGHNEFIGETRVALKKLKLNQKKNFNVCLERVVPTKRTATAGGARGIALYEDESAKDGGEVEERGRILISLMYSTQLNRLLVGVVRCVHLAAMDANGYSDPYVKIVLKPDMGKKGKCKTQIKKRTLNPEFNEEFSFDIKHGELAKKTLDVSVWDYDIGKSNDYIGGCQLGITAKGERLKHWYECLKNKDKKIERWHTLLNENHTASD; this is encoded by the exons ATGACTGACACGGTGATGAGCAGTAGCTCGGATCGCTGGATTCCCAACGACAGGCAGAGAACCATGCAAGCCAG GGGCAACTGGACCATGCAGCCAGGCCCTGCCCCTGGATCTGCTCCAGAATTGACTgatgaagaaaaagaaatcataaatgGCGTGATTGCACGAGCGGAGAAAATGGAGGCCATGGAGCAAGAGAGGATTGG GCGCTTGATAAACCGCTTGGATGACATGAAGAAGACGGTGTGTGGGGATGGGCAGTCTCGCTGCGTGCTTTGTGGGGAGCAGCTGGGAACCCCTGGGGTCAGCTCAGTGGTGTGTGAGGACTGCAAAAAG AACATGTGTACTAAATGTGGTACTCAGTGCAGCAGCAGGCCCCGCGCCGTGTGGCTGTGCAAGATCTGCAGAGAACAACGTGAG GTATGGAAGAGGTCCGGTGCCTGGTTCTTTAAAGGATTCCCCAAACAATTCCTTCCTGCACCCATGACATTATCTAAAACGAAAGACCAAGAATCTTCTAAACCCCGGGAGAAGGCAACTCTGCAACAAAAACCTG GTCAAAGTCAGAATCCTCCACCGACCAACCAGGTTTCAG GAGCAGAACTGAAGGGCCGCGCTGGTTACCCACCTGTGGCCCCTAAACCCTCAGTTGCTCGCGCGGCCACGGGCCACGCTTGCCTCGAAGAGGGGGAGCAGGGAAGCCCAATGGTGATGAAGAGAATGGTGCCCGTTCAAAGCTCCAGACCGCAGCCCGTTGTGACCCCCTCCATGACTCCGCAGG GTCAGCCGGGACGCGAAGGAGCTGCTTACTCTTCTGGCGCAGTCCCTTCAGAGCCGAGAGCACCTCCTGCTATACAAGAGGACAGAAGGCAGCCCGCTGCTTACAGTGCTCCTCCTGCCCGACATCAAGCTCCCCCTGCAGCGGAAGAGGAGGAGGCCAATGACTATGACTCTGACGAAGCGA CCACTCTGGGCTCTCTAGAATTCAGTCTGATGTATGACCAGGAAAGCAACAGCCTTCATTGTAGCATTCTGAAAGCAAAG GGCTTGAAACCAATGGATTCTAATGGATTGGCAGATCCGTATGTCAAGCTTCATCTGCTCCCAGGGGCTAGCAAG TCAACAAAGTTGCGCACAAAGACCTTGAGAAACACCCGCAACCCAGCATGGAACGAGACTCTCACCTATCACGGCCTGACGGATGATGACATGCAGCGGAAGACCCTCAG GCTGTCTGTCTGTGATGAGGACAAGTTTGGGCACAATGAGTTCATTGGAGAGACTCGAGTGGCGTTGAAGAAGCTGAAATTGAACCAGAAGAAAAATTTTAACGTCTGTCTGGAGAGAGTTGTTCCG ACCAAGAGAACAGCAACAGCTGGTGGAGCTCGAGGAATTGCTCTCTATGAAGATGAG TCAGCAAAAGATGGCGGTGAGGTAGAGGAACGTGGTCGCATTCTTATCTCCCTCATGTACAGCACACAGCTGAACCGCCTCCTTGTAGGTGTGGTACGCTGCGTTCATTTAGCTGCTATGGATGCCAATGGATATTCTGACCCGTATGTCAAAAT AGTTCTGAAACCTGACATGGGGAAGAAGGGAAAGTGCAAAACTCAGATCAAGAAGAGGACACTAAACCCAGAATTTAATGAG GAATTCAGCTTTGACATTAAACACGGTGAACTGGCTAAGAAGACTTTAGATGTTTCGGTGTGGGACTATGATATTGGAAAGTCCAATGACTATATTG GGGGCTGTCAACTTGGCATCACCGCCAAAGGAGAGAGGCTAAAACACTGGTATGAGTGTTTGAAGAACAAAGACAAGAAGATCGAGCGCTGGCACACCTTGTTGAATGAGAATCACACCGCCAGTGATTAA